The segment CAGTTCACTTTCCCTGTGTGTGCCTTCGTAACCAAAGCCAAGTTTCTCAAGGAGCTTTATACTTGTATTATTTCCTCCTTCAACAATCGCTTCAATACGATGCACATCAAGTTGTTCAAATGCGTAACGGCAGATGGCTTTCACCGCTTCTGCTGCATACCCTTTTCCCTGCATTGCAGGCAACAGCCAATAACCGATCTCAACACACCGATGCTGCGGACGGTAGTTATTTAAACCACCATTGCCAATAACAGTTGAAGGATCATCTTTTAT is part of the Lacibacter sediminis genome and harbors:
- a CDS encoding GNAT family N-acetyltransferase, which produces MSFPVLQTERLLLRKVEQTDAADVLKGYSDPLVNQHMSVAYYSLEEVQAQLDFYNSIYETGTGTWWAICIKDDPSTVIGNGGLNNYRPQHRCVEIGYWLLPAMQGKGYAAEAVKAICRYAFEQLDVHRIEAIVEGGNNTSIKLLEKLGFGYEGTHRESELKNNRYIDLIYYAMFNPAH